A genomic window from Synechococcus sp. CBW1107 includes:
- the rpsR gene encoding 30S ribosomal protein S18, with protein MSSSFFKKRLSPIKPGDPIDYKDVDLLKKFITERGKILPRRLSGLTAKQQRDLTNAVKRARIVALLPFVNPEG; from the coding sequence ATGTCCAGTTCCTTTTTCAAGAAGCGCCTCTCACCGATCAAGCCGGGTGATCCGATCGACTACAAGGATGTCGATCTGCTCAAGAAGTTCATCACCGAGCGCGGCAAGATCCTTCCCCGCCGCCTCTCGGGTCTCACCGCCAAGCAGCAGCGCGATCTCACCAACGCGGTCAAGCGGGCCAGGATCGTGGCTCTGCTTCCCTTCGTGAACCCCGAAGGCTGA
- the rpmG gene encoding 50S ribosomal protein L33: protein MAKNKGVRIVITLECTECRSNPAKRSPGVSRYTSQKNRRNTTERLELKKFCPHCNKSTVHKEIK, encoded by the coding sequence ATGGCCAAGAACAAGGGCGTCCGGATCGTGATCACTCTCGAGTGCACCGAATGCCGGTCCAATCCCGCCAAGCGCTCTCCTGGAGTGTCCCGTTACACCTCCCAGAAGAACCGCCGCAACACCACGGAACGGCTGGAGCTGAAGAAGTTCTGCCCTCACTGCAACAAGAGCACGGTCCACAAAGAGATCAAGTGA